From a single Aggregatilinea lenta genomic region:
- a CDS encoding HAL/PAL/TAL family ammonia-lyase, protein MTVEPDHLIPLALGADLLAIEDVVSVARDARWVEPLPDDPLPGTELAVRAARVTASADWVRRTLDEIEAADADGRDPLVIYGVNTGYGDNADRAIFRKRADAARLSRNLVLSHAVGAGDALPPDAARAAMLIRVNTLAQGYSGVRLCIINTLAGMLNRGVLPVMPQQGSLGASGDLAPLAHLALVLSAPAPGEADHPGASGQAWFGGVLLSGAEAMAAAGLERVVLSAKEGVALVNGTAVSAGIAALTYHDAAILLDTAQIALALSVEALKGFRDAFLPHTHAIRGHAGQQQVAARVRELVEGSTLVRGGAGVDLDPSAGPPQDPYSLRAAPTVLGAVADTLRHVEGVLTTEINAVTDNPLIFVDADGPLHLDRLNKAVSGGNFHGAPVGYAMDFLKIAVADLASISERRSELLLDGRLNRGLPPFLIDEPRGSEGLNNGLMMPQYTAAALVSENKVLSHPASVDSIPSSANREDHVSMSTIAARHAAQVVANAQMVVAIELLCAFQAVELRLRLEPGARLGAGTAAAMDALRAVEIAPGVPLRMITRDEALKPALDALLGVVRSGVLVEA, encoded by the coding sequence ATGACGGTTGAACCCGATCATTTGATTCCGCTGGCCCTGGGCGCGGATCTACTGGCGATTGAGGACGTGGTGAGCGTGGCGCGGGACGCGCGGTGGGTTGAGCCGCTGCCCGACGATCCGCTGCCGGGGACAGAATTGGCTGTGCGCGCGGCGCGGGTGACGGCCAGCGCGGACTGGGTGCGCCGCACGCTGGACGAGATCGAAGCGGCGGACGCCGATGGGCGCGATCCGCTGGTGATTTATGGCGTGAATACGGGTTATGGCGACAACGCGGATCGCGCGATCTTCCGCAAGCGGGCGGACGCGGCACGGTTGAGCCGGAATCTCGTGCTGAGCCACGCGGTCGGCGCGGGCGATGCGCTGCCGCCGGACGCGGCGCGCGCGGCGATGCTGATCCGCGTCAATACGCTGGCGCAGGGCTACAGCGGCGTGCGCCTATGCATAATCAATACGCTGGCCGGGATGCTCAATCGCGGCGTGCTGCCGGTCATGCCGCAGCAGGGATCGCTCGGCGCGTCCGGCGACCTCGCGCCGCTGGCGCACCTGGCGCTGGTGCTGAGCGCGCCCGCGCCCGGCGAGGCCGATCATCCCGGCGCGAGCGGGCAGGCGTGGTTCGGCGGCGTGCTGCTGTCCGGCGCGGAGGCGATGGCGGCGGCGGGGTTGGAGCGCGTCGTTTTGAGCGCGAAGGAAGGCGTCGCGCTGGTGAACGGGACGGCGGTCAGCGCGGGGATTGCAGCGCTGACGTATCACGACGCGGCGATTTTGCTCGACACGGCGCAGATCGCGCTGGCGCTGTCGGTCGAGGCTCTGAAGGGGTTCCGCGATGCGTTTCTGCCGCACACGCACGCGATCCGGGGGCACGCGGGCCAACAGCAGGTCGCGGCGCGGGTGCGGGAACTGGTCGAGGGCAGCACGCTGGTGCGCGGCGGTGCGGGCGTCGATCTCGATCCGTCGGCGGGACCGCCCCAGGACCCGTATTCGCTGCGGGCCGCGCCGACCGTGCTCGGCGCGGTGGCGGACACGCTGCGGCATGTCGAGGGCGTGCTGACGACCGAGATCAACGCCGTGACGGATAACCCGCTGATCTTCGTGGACGCGGACGGCCCGTTACACCTGGACCGGTTGAACAAGGCGGTCTCCGGCGGGAATTTCCACGGCGCGCCGGTCGGGTACGCGATGGACTTCCTGAAGATCGCGGTGGCGGATCTGGCGAGCATTTCCGAGCGGCGATCCGAGCTGCTGCTCGACGGGCGGCTGAATCGGGGTCTGCCGCCGTTTTTGATCGACGAGCCGCGCGGGAGCGAAGGGCTGAACAACGGCCTGATGATGCCGCAGTACACGGCGGCGGCGCTGGTCAGCGAGAACAAGGTGCTGAGCCACCCCGCCAGCGTAGACAGCATCCCCAGCAGCGCCAACCGCGAGGATCACGTCAGCATGAGCACCATCGCGGCCCGGCACGCGGCGCAGGTGGTCGCCAACGCGCAGATGGTGGTCGCCATCGAGCTGCTGTGCGCGTTCCAGGCGGTCGAGCTGCGGCTGCGGCTGGAACCGGGCGCACGGTTGGGCGCGGGTACGGCGGCGGCAATGGACGCGCTGCGGGCGGTCGAGATCGCGCCGGGCGT
- a CDS encoding YfhO family protein encodes MEKTLARRPWLSPLALAILTIIFLRQVILPVEAGVVLNGKDLQEMFYPLQTFISEALKAGTLPLWNPRQFLGHPVIGNPHAALFYPLNWLVWLIGVQRGIGLVLVLHTWFGAWGMERFTRSFGASRVGALLAGVIFSMSGWAAAHYFPGHYNLLMVFAWIPWVMLAYRYALRRGTWVALLPGMAGLGLALLAGYPPLVVYMGFGLISLWLYHIGTAPEGQEVRAGWEAGWRLAAIGVGGLILAAALVIPAAQLTRLASREAGDLEFANTFALPPAQYLSLALPGLFGRPDWAPYFYWGADFYEEHNAYAGLLPLLAVPLMIRWPRREAWYFYGLIAFGLVMAVGIEGALMPLLVRWVPGLGMFRVPARGMMYVMFGMAGLTALLVTNLQAASLDERRRALRPALRRWIPAAAAGSFGLSVFFSGWYASASHVEPMPLRAFEVAGTLAMAGVILCGVWVVLWLWTRPEPKAPGWALGLAALLIVLDAWHVGIPVIGVSQVIEPGMWTGARTNIPLGADARVLQVSPAGGTTNLASVTGHLHVLGYDPLHLATFDTLADNDAENDPQTRVNELFGVKYLLSNEQLDAPGYELIGIAYDTFYYERTEAFPRAWIGTDIVVEPNDEAVAARIDDQTTDLQQTAFVDEAVTCPAGEDGSATISEYNLNDVTITTSGGGGLLVLSDQYYPGWHATVDGDEADIVRTDVALRGVCVPAGEHTVRFEFRPLSLVAGVGVSAVGWLVWLAAMVIGWRRKRL; translated from the coding sequence ATGGAAAAGACACTCGCGCGCCGACCGTGGCTCTCGCCGCTGGCGCTGGCGATTCTGACGATCATCTTCCTGCGGCAGGTGATTCTGCCCGTCGAGGCGGGCGTGGTGCTCAACGGCAAAGACCTGCAGGAGATGTTCTATCCGCTGCAAACCTTCATCAGCGAGGCGCTGAAGGCGGGCACGCTGCCGCTGTGGAATCCCCGGCAGTTCCTGGGCCACCCGGTGATCGGCAATCCGCACGCGGCGCTGTTCTACCCGCTGAACTGGCTGGTGTGGCTGATCGGCGTGCAGCGCGGGATCGGGCTGGTGCTGGTGCTGCATACGTGGTTCGGCGCGTGGGGCATGGAGCGCTTCACGCGCAGCTTCGGCGCGAGCCGCGTCGGGGCGCTGCTGGCGGGCGTGATCTTCAGCATGAGCGGCTGGGCGGCAGCGCACTATTTCCCCGGCCACTACAACCTGCTGATGGTCTTCGCGTGGATCCCGTGGGTGATGCTGGCGTACCGCTATGCGCTGCGGCGCGGGACGTGGGTGGCGCTGCTGCCGGGTATGGCCGGACTGGGGCTGGCGCTGCTGGCCGGGTACCCGCCGCTGGTGGTGTACATGGGCTTCGGGCTGATCTCGCTGTGGCTGTACCACATCGGCACCGCGCCGGAAGGCCAGGAAGTGCGCGCGGGCTGGGAGGCAGGCTGGCGGCTGGCGGCGATCGGCGTGGGCGGGCTGATCCTGGCGGCGGCGCTGGTGATCCCTGCCGCGCAGCTCACGCGGCTGGCCTCGCGCGAGGCGGGCGACCTCGAATTCGCCAATACGTTCGCGCTGCCTCCGGCGCAGTACCTCTCATTGGCGCTGCCGGGGCTGTTCGGGCGGCCCGACTGGGCCCCGTATTTCTACTGGGGTGCGGACTTTTACGAGGAGCACAACGCTTACGCGGGGCTGCTGCCGCTGCTGGCCGTGCCGCTGATGATCCGCTGGCCCCGGCGCGAGGCGTGGTATTTCTACGGGCTGATCGCGTTCGGGCTGGTGATGGCGGTGGGCATCGAGGGCGCGCTGATGCCGCTGCTGGTGCGATGGGTGCCGGGGCTGGGCATGTTCCGCGTGCCCGCGCGCGGCATGATGTACGTGATGTTCGGCATGGCCGGGCTGACGGCGCTGCTGGTCACGAACTTGCAAGCCGCGTCGCTGGATGAGCGGCGGCGCGCGCTGAGACCCGCGCTGCGGCGGTGGATTCCGGCGGCGGCGGCGGGATCGTTCGGGCTGTCGGTGTTTTTCTCCGGCTGGTACGCCAGCGCGAGCCACGTCGAGCCGATGCCGCTGCGCGCGTTCGAGGTCGCGGGCACGCTGGCGATGGCGGGCGTGATCCTGTGCGGCGTGTGGGTCGTGCTGTGGCTGTGGACGCGGCCCGAGCCGAAAGCGCCGGGCTGGGCGCTGGGGCTGGCCGCGCTGCTGATCGTGCTGGACGCGTGGCACGTCGGCATTCCGGTGATCGGTGTGTCGCAGGTGATTGAGCCGGGCATGTGGACCGGGGCGCGCACGAATATCCCGCTGGGCGCGGACGCGCGCGTGCTGCAAGTGTCTCCGGCGGGCGGCACGACCAACCTGGCGAGCGTGACGGGGCACCTGCACGTGTTGGGCTACGATCCGCTGCATCTGGCGACGTTCGATACGCTGGCAGACAACGACGCGGAGAATGACCCGCAGACACGCGTCAACGAGCTGTTCGGCGTGAAGTACCTGCTCAGCAACGAACAGCTCGACGCGCCGGGTTATGAGCTGATCGGCATCGCCTACGACACGTTTTATTACGAGCGCACCGAAGCGTTCCCGCGCGCGTGGATCGGCACGGACATCGTGGTCGAGCCGAACGACGAGGCGGTTGCCGCGCGCATCGACGACCAGACCACCGATCTGCAGCAGACGGCGTTCGTGGACGAGGCGGTGACCTGCCCGGCGGGCGAGGACGGCAGCGCGACGATCAGCGAGTACAACCTGAACGACGTGACGATCACGACGAGCGGGGGCGGGGGGCTGCTGGTGCTGAGCGACCAGTATTATCCCGGCTGGCACGCGACAGTGGACGGCGACGAGGCCGACATCGTGCGGACGGACGTGGCGCTGCGCGGGGTGTGCGTCCCGGCGGGCGAGCACACCGTGCGCTTCGAGTTCCGACCCCTGTCGCTGGTTGCGGGCGTCGGCGTGTCGGCGGTGGGCTGGCTGGTGTGGCTGGCGGCGATGGTGATCGGGTGGCGGCGGAAACGGCTGTAA
- a CDS encoding WD40 repeat domain-containing protein encodes MGIGAKGPLRWFAVLMACMAIVFVLAPSPTTTLSTGITRRGAAQIRQVGMLGEGGLLDAAWSPDGSTLALASTAGVWVRDGAELDAAPRLLDDPLRIVAAVAFSPAGDLLAASDEGGTIWLWDATTWALRGTMARSATATSDYAQTLCFSPDGQYLAEGRATGVRLWDVARGELVARLPGMSEHVHGIAFNPSGDLLGVSDDDGVRVWSVPDATEPTDLQLSPMPVLDAVTFSADGRYLLMNVAAWEQTRFGDFRRLDDDEHAALLDDPAMALFFNFDGYAFREERGPIAAETVRDWAALMARSDLTPQDWFALARFPIPTGDRIVLSLYDEWEVWTTGPVARINTLRSDLNGITQMALSDDARCAIVTSGESARVWRLGQGTSRVIDLHDSGGYLPDVFWRDGQALGLFVDWTSGARLLDLDTGAALMAFDGLAVNDAMAISDDVGFFAARRLDGSTAVWDLRTGALLTSLTPPDPVYSYLPLAFSADGRTLATAQLDPACVCHTIALWDVTTGTQAAELGDLAYFANGAQFSADGSLLVVGGGGIRDAGEGHYSVMVSELAVWNVAAGEIVAHYDTALNSIIHDVTLSPDARYVAGIGYADVWLWDLHAPQDDALRLVMASQAESDEYASAAFNAAGDLLAVGTASGEILLFDVRNGGRVAALAGHTSRVRALHFSADGRMMVSGAQDGTVRLWRADGQPVGSVTRTELAAPSPVPMTPTPTLTPPSTPTAALQAP; translated from the coding sequence ATGGGGATAGGCGCAAAGGGGCCGCTGCGGTGGTTTGCCGTGCTGATGGCCTGCATGGCGATTGTGTTCGTGCTGGCCCCGTCGCCCACGACGACGCTGTCTACCGGGATCACGCGGCGGGGGGCTGCGCAGATCCGGCAGGTGGGCATGTTAGGCGAGGGGGGCTTGCTGGACGCGGCATGGTCGCCGGACGGCAGTACGCTGGCGTTGGCGAGCACGGCGGGCGTGTGGGTGCGCGATGGCGCGGAGCTGGACGCCGCACCACGCTTGCTCGACGATCCGCTGCGGATCGTGGCAGCGGTGGCGTTCAGCCCGGCAGGGGATCTGCTGGCGGCCAGCGACGAAGGCGGCACGATCTGGCTGTGGGATGCGACGACGTGGGCGCTGCGGGGCACGATGGCCCGGTCCGCAACGGCCACCAGCGATTACGCGCAGACGCTGTGCTTCAGCCCTGACGGGCAGTATCTGGCCGAGGGACGCGCGACGGGCGTCCGGCTGTGGGACGTGGCGCGCGGGGAGCTGGTCGCGCGGCTGCCGGGGATGAGCGAGCACGTGCACGGGATTGCGTTCAACCCATCCGGCGATCTGCTGGGGGTGTCGGACGACGACGGAGTGCGCGTGTGGTCCGTGCCGGATGCCACCGAGCCGACCGATCTTCAGCTCAGCCCTATGCCCGTGCTCGACGCGGTGACGTTCAGCGCGGACGGGCGCTACCTGCTGATGAACGTCGCCGCGTGGGAGCAGACGCGCTTCGGCGATTTCCGCCGCCTGGACGACGACGAGCACGCCGCGCTGCTGGACGATCCGGCGATGGCCCTGTTTTTCAATTTCGATGGCTACGCCTTCCGCGAGGAGCGGGGACCGATTGCCGCCGAAACGGTGCGCGACTGGGCGGCGCTCATGGCGCGCTCGGACCTCACCCCGCAGGACTGGTTCGCGCTGGCCCGTTTCCCCATCCCAACCGGGGACCGGATCGTGCTGAGCCTGTATGACGAGTGGGAGGTATGGACCACCGGGCCGGTGGCGCGGATCAACACGCTGCGCAGTGACCTGAACGGCATCACCCAGATGGCGCTGTCCGACGATGCCCGGTGCGCGATCGTGACGTCCGGGGAATCGGCGCGTGTGTGGCGTCTCGGCCAGGGGACCAGCCGCGTGATCGATCTGCACGATTCTGGCGGCTACCTGCCGGATGTCTTCTGGCGCGACGGGCAGGCGCTCGGCCTGTTCGTGGACTGGACCAGCGGTGCGCGGCTGCTCGATCTGGACACCGGGGCGGCGCTGATGGCCTTCGACGGTCTCGCCGTGAACGACGCGATGGCGATCAGCGACGACGTTGGTTTTTTCGCCGCGCGTCGCCTGGACGGTTCGACCGCCGTGTGGGATTTGCGCACGGGCGCGCTGCTCACCAGCCTGACGCCGCCCGATCCCGTCTACTCGTACCTGCCGCTGGCGTTCAGCGCCGACGGTCGCACGCTGGCGACGGCGCAGCTCGATCCGGCGTGCGTCTGCCACACGATCGCGCTGTGGGACGTAACCACCGGGACGCAGGCGGCGGAGTTGGGCGATCTCGCGTACTTCGCGAACGGGGCACAGTTCAGCGCGGACGGGTCGCTGCTGGTGGTGGGCGGCGGTGGAATCCGTGACGCGGGCGAGGGTCACTACAGCGTGATGGTTAGCGAACTGGCGGTATGGAACGTGGCGGCGGGCGAGATCGTCGCGCATTACGACACGGCGTTGAACAGCATCATTCACGACGTGACCCTCAGCCCGGACGCGCGCTACGTCGCCGGGATCGGGTACGCCGACGTGTGGCTGTGGGATTTGCACGCGCCGCAAGACGACGCGCTGCGGCTGGTGATGGCCTCGCAGGCGGAGAGCGACGAGTATGCTTCGGCGGCATTCAACGCGGCGGGCGACCTGCTGGCGGTGGGCACGGCGTCGGGCGAGATCCTACTGTTCGACGTGCGCAACGGTGGGCGGGTGGCAGCGCTGGCGGGGCATACATCGCGCGTGCGCGCGCTGCACTTCAGCGCGGACGGACGCATGATGGTCTCCGGCGCGCAGGACGGCACGGTGCGCCTCTGGCGGGCGGACGGTCAGCCGGTCGGCAGCGTGACGCGCACGGAGCTGGCCGCGCCGTCGCCGGTGCCCATGACGCCGACGCCTACGCTCACGCCGCCGTCCACGCCCACCGCCGCGTTACAAGCGCCGTAA
- a CDS encoding glycosyltransferase family 39 protein, whose translation MTISTTTGQQGSRPGVRLALWAVVAILLLAAGARLHGAASRPVWTDEGFAAWASSAPTVGEMLDRVEAWDRHPPLTYFVLYAWREVAGASRLALRFWSILTGLLSAALVYRLGADWFGARVGRIALLLFAVLDLPVYYAQEVRHYSWLVLSACLMTLLFLRAFRHPSRERLIAYGLSIVFMLYSLYLGVLVVAVHGVVGLFVWRGSRRDKAALVVTWIAAAAAFVPWLIVLAGQFDRGYNSVNEGIGGFPGSLATTWPALRRVMELVFGGQWALTVGAVLLGLGALIRTRARSVRWAARLTVALAGIGLLAFMIAANEWFGVLSARTLVFLTPFVMLTAAHGLGSLDRRAGMILAGTFALVMLVTPQTIQPRLRSDWTAQAVAAAYSPGDLVILETGWDDNAFQYELSLALPDGAQIIRTLPWVGNPLTAEPVIPHVADAIAAHRRVWVVQWLQPSAVIPTIEGESSDFRRVRTLEIPTGDEYARAYPATPLVTAVLFERPDLAREPVMFGDLFALRDVVLPETAQAGDLLHVDLWWEAAQPPTLDYSVGVFLMNAEGATVADHQGPPGETPTTAWTVGDPVFDRHTLALPPDLPPGAYTVAVNVYWYGDMQPLDAGGQTLVAVGEVAVSRQ comes from the coding sequence GTGACGATTTCCACGACAACAGGGCAGCAGGGCAGCCGGCCCGGCGTGCGTTTGGCGCTGTGGGCGGTGGTGGCGATCCTGTTGCTGGCGGCGGGCGCTCGTTTGCATGGAGCTGCGTCGCGCCCAGTGTGGACCGACGAGGGCTTCGCAGCGTGGGCCAGCAGCGCGCCGACGGTGGGCGAGATGCTGGATCGCGTCGAGGCCTGGGATCGCCACCCGCCGCTGACGTACTTCGTGCTGTACGCGTGGCGCGAGGTCGCGGGGGCGTCGCGGCTGGCGCTGCGCTTCTGGTCGATCCTGACCGGGCTGCTGTCTGCGGCGCTGGTGTATCGCCTGGGCGCGGACTGGTTCGGGGCGCGGGTCGGGCGGATCGCGCTGCTGCTGTTCGCCGTGCTCGATCTGCCGGTGTATTACGCGCAGGAGGTCCGGCACTACAGTTGGCTGGTGCTGTCGGCGTGCCTGATGACGCTGCTGTTCCTGCGCGCTTTTCGGCACCCTTCGCGGGAGCGGCTGATCGCGTACGGCCTCAGCATCGTGTTCATGCTCTATTCGCTCTACCTGGGCGTGCTGGTCGTGGCGGTGCACGGCGTGGTGGGGCTGTTCGTGTGGCGCGGATCGCGGCGGGACAAGGCGGCGCTGGTCGTGACGTGGATCGCGGCGGCGGCGGCGTTCGTGCCGTGGCTGATCGTGCTCGCGGGGCAGTTCGACCGGGGCTACAACAGCGTTAACGAGGGCATCGGCGGGTTTCCGGGCAGTCTGGCGACGACGTGGCCCGCGCTGCGCCGCGTGATGGAGCTGGTGTTCGGGGGGCAGTGGGCGCTGACCGTGGGCGCGGTGCTGCTCGGCCTGGGCGCGCTGATCCGCACGCGGGCGCGGTCGGTGCGTTGGGCGGCGCGGCTGACGGTGGCGCTGGCCGGGATCGGGCTGCTGGCCTTCATGATCGCGGCGAACGAGTGGTTCGGGGTGCTTTCGGCGCGGACGCTGGTGTTCCTGACGCCGTTCGTGATGCTGACCGCCGCGCACGGGCTGGGATCGCTCGACCGGCGCGCGGGGATGATCCTGGCGGGGACGTTCGCGCTGGTGATGCTGGTCACGCCGCAGACGATCCAGCCGCGTCTGCGCAGCGATTGGACCGCGCAGGCGGTCGCGGCGGCATATTCGCCCGGCGATCTGGTGATCCTGGAAACGGGCTGGGACGACAACGCGTTCCAGTACGAGCTGTCGCTGGCGCTGCCGGACGGCGCGCAGATCATCCGCACGCTGCCGTGGGTGGGCAATCCGCTGACCGCCGAGCCGGTGATCCCGCACGTCGCGGACGCGATCGCGGCACACCGCCGCGTGTGGGTCGTGCAGTGGCTGCAACCTTCGGCGGTGATCCCGACTATAGAAGGAGAAAGCAGCGACTTCCGGCGCGTGCGGACGCTGGAGATCCCGACCGGAGACGAGTATGCGCGGGCGTATCCGGCGACGCCGCTGGTGACGGCGGTTCTGTTCGAGCGGCCCGATCTGGCGCGCGAGCCGGTGATGTTTGGGGACCTGTTCGCGCTGCGGGATGTCGTGCTGCCGGAGACCGCCCAGGCGGGGGATCTCCTGCACGTCGATTTGTGGTGGGAGGCCGCGCAGCCGCCCACGCTGGATTATTCGGTCGGGGTGTTCCTGATGAACGCGGAGGGCGCGACGGTGGCCGATCACCAGGGGCCGCCCGGTGAGACGCCGACGACCGCGTGGACGGTGGGCGATCCGGTCTTCGACCGGCACACGCTGGCGCTGCCGCCGGATCTGCCGCCGGGTGCGTATACGGTGGCGGTGAACGTGTATTGGTACGGCGATATGCAGCCGCTCGACGCGGGCGGGCAGACGCTCGTCGCGGTGGGCGAGGTGGCTGTAAGCCGTCAGTGA
- a CDS encoding SGNH/GDSL hydrolase family protein, which yields MQPTHSYTMRSLRRMASLVVAAATLGGAALATYFGALGGGSLTTDDAAVRDDVVISGIGSRADSIWDAGRERGNSAHTFAVIGDSISADGRFLRPIAAGEMNLGEYGDLQDTVTYFAGPDARGANPFSVPSVAARGGWMTETVLNPANADTTFCLQGETPLSCELRLARPAVALIMLGTNDLWGARTLETYRANLEQIVRTCIEAGTIPVLSTIPPLTQTEGGNARVPEFNAVVIDLARQYEVPLWNYWLALQDLPDYGLSADHIHPNSPPDGQSTTFDADHLQYGMTVRNLTALQMLDALRRDVLN from the coding sequence ATGCAACCAACACACTCGTATACCATGCGCAGTCTGCGGCGCATGGCTTCCCTGGTCGTGGCCGCGGCAACGCTGGGTGGGGCCGCGCTGGCAACCTACTTCGGGGCGCTGGGCGGCGGCTCATTGACCACGGATGATGCCGCAGTGCGGGACGATGTCGTCATCAGCGGCATAGGAAGCCGGGCGGACTCGATTTGGGATGCCGGGCGAGAGCGAGGCAACAGCGCGCACACCTTCGCCGTGATCGGGGACAGCATCAGCGCGGACGGGCGCTTTTTGAGGCCCATCGCGGCAGGCGAGATGAATCTCGGTGAGTATGGCGATTTGCAGGACACGGTGACGTATTTCGCCGGGCCGGATGCGCGTGGCGCCAACCCCTTCAGTGTGCCATCGGTGGCTGCGCGAGGCGGGTGGATGACCGAAACCGTGCTCAATCCTGCAAATGCCGATACAACCTTTTGCCTGCAAGGCGAGACGCCGCTCAGCTGCGAGCTGCGGCTGGCGCGGCCCGCCGTGGCGCTGATCATGCTCGGCACGAACGATCTATGGGGGGCGCGCACGCTCGAAACGTACCGCGCCAACCTGGAGCAGATCGTGCGGACGTGCATTGAAGCAGGCACCATCCCGGTGCTGAGCACGATTCCGCCCCTGACGCAGACCGAGGGCGGCAACGCGCGCGTGCCGGAGTTCAATGCCGTCGTGATCGACCTCGCGCGGCAGTACGAAGTCCCGCTGTGGAACTACTGGCTGGCGCTGCAAGACCTGCCGGATTACGGCCTCAGTGCGGACCACATCCACCCCAATTCGCCGCCGGACGGGCAGAGCACGACGTTCGATGCGGACCACCTGCAGTATGGGATGACGGTGCGCAACCTGACCGCGCTGCAAATGCTGGATGCCCTGCGGCGGGACGTGCTGAACTAA
- a CDS encoding ribose-phosphate diphosphokinase has translation MTDEGPYIFAGTSNEPLARAICDYLGVPLRPTHTERFSHGALRVQLGVSVRNKDVYIVQSLTDPVHRHLMQMMMMLDIARHGDAARVTAVMPYFVYGRSDKKDAPRICITGKLVAQMVETAGADRVIAMTLHSPQTHGFFDVPLDHLTSLRVMVDHFKKQDLSDTIVVSPDVGYAKQATKLASALRLPLAVGTKVRLADSQVQITSVLGPGGPAARRAIVIDDEIATAGTMMEIVQVLEAQGTQEFSLAATHGLFTGTSVERLNALDKVSEIVVTDTVYAPEASEQIKKLNCLSVASVFGDGILCNHEGKSVGELFTFWSEDMLPDSSLG, from the coding sequence TTGACCGACGAAGGCCCTTATATTTTCGCGGGAACCTCCAATGAGCCTCTAGCCCGGGCGATTTGCGATTATCTCGGCGTGCCCCTTCGCCCGACGCATACCGAGCGTTTCAGCCACGGCGCGCTGCGCGTTCAGCTTGGCGTAAGTGTGCGCAACAAAGATGTTTATATCGTCCAGTCCCTGACCGATCCGGTTCACCGTCACCTGATGCAGATGATGATGATGCTGGACATCGCCCGCCACGGCGACGCCGCCCGCGTCACTGCCGTCATGCCGTATTTCGTCTACGGCAGGTCAGACAAAAAAGACGCCCCGCGTATCTGCATCACCGGCAAGCTGGTGGCGCAAATGGTCGAGACGGCGGGCGCGGACCGCGTGATCGCGATGACGCTGCACTCGCCGCAGACGCACGGCTTCTTCGACGTGCCGCTCGATCACCTCACCAGCCTGCGCGTGATGGTTGATCACTTCAAGAAGCAGGACCTGTCCGACACGATTGTCGTCTCACCGGACGTGGGCTACGCCAAGCAGGCGACCAAGCTCGCCAGCGCGCTGCGCCTGCCGCTCGCGGTCGGCACCAAGGTGCGCCTGGCCGACTCGCAGGTTCAGATTACCTCCGTGCTGGGGCCGGGCGGCCCGGCGGCCCGCCGCGCGATTGTCATCGACGACGAGATCGCGACCGCCGGAACGATGATGGAGATCGTGCAGGTGCTCGAAGCGCAGGGCACGCAGGAATTTTCGCTGGCCGCTACGCACGGCCTGTTTACGGGCACGTCCGTCGAGCGGTTGAACGCGCTGGACAAGGTATCCGAGATCGTCGTCACCGATACCGTGTACGCGCCAGAAGCATCCGAGCAGATCAAGAAGCTGAACTGCCTGTCGGTGGCGTCCGTGTTTGGCGACGGAATCCTGTGCAATCATGAGGGTAAGTCGGTAGGCGAGCTGTTCACGTTTTGGAGCGAGGACATGCTGCCCGATTCGTCGCTGGGGTAG